A segment of the Nitrosospira briensis C-128 genome:
AGGCAGAAAACGCGTGCCGAGCCCCGCGACGGGGAATACGGCCTTTCGCACCAATTTTGTCGATTTACGAATAGATGCGCCACTAAATGACACGACTTCTTTTCGGTTTGGAGTTGCAGTTGCAGCGGAAATACTCATGAGTCCTCTCCCTGATTATGTCGTCATCTTTACATCGATCGTTTATATTCCAGTCATAAAATTCTAAGGATGTGTTCACTGTGTTTCATTCAATACATATAAATCCATTTTTTCTCTTGCGCCGAAGCTGCGAAGCGTTAACTATAGTTGGCGCATATAAGCTACCAAGTCGGATTTCTCTTCATCTGTCAGTTTGAGCTGCAACACGAGATTGAAGAATTCAACCGTATCTTCGAGGGTCAGCAAACGGCCATCATGCAGATAAGGGGGGCTATCCTTGATGCCTCGCAACGTGAAGGTCTTTATTGGTCCGTCTCCTGGCTCGTTTACGAAGCGTTCGAGTTTCAGGTCGTGCATTTGCTGATCAAGAAAAGAGGGCGGCTGATGACAGCTCACGCACTGACCCTTCCCGAAAAAAACTTTTTCACCGCGAAGTTCATGTGCGGTCGCTTTGGACGGATCGAGCCGACCTTGCGTATTGAGTTTTGGCGCGGGGGGGAAATCCAGCATATTCTGAAGCTGCGCCATATGACTCACGTGAATTCGATCGAATATCGTAAGGCCCTTTTTCATCGAATGGATCGCGTCTCCATTGAAGTAGGCGGTACGGAATTCGAACTCGGTGAAGTCTTCCACCGAACGAAGGCTGCGCTTGGAACCATGAATCTGCTGGTTGAATAACCCGCGCAAGCTGACCGTATCGAGGCGAAAACGCCGCTCCTCGGGCCGGATATCGGGGCTGAGATGAAACTGCCCTGTCGTATGACCATTTACATGGCAGTCGAGACAAGTCACTCCCAGGCTGGGTTGGGCACTTTTGCGATCGTCCGTCGGGTTGAATTCTTCCTGCGGGAAAGGGGTGAGCAGCATCCTCAGACCATCCAGTTGTACTGGTGTCAGGATATCCTTGAACAGGCGATAATAATTGTTGATCGATACTACTTCGCCCCGCGAGACGTCTCCTAGTTCAGGCCGGTTCTGAAGAAACATGGCCGGAGGGAATTCCGGAAGAAATGCTTCGGGCAAATCATGTTCGACGTCAAACCGCTCCAGGCGTGGAAACATGTCGATCTGAGCCTGGGTGAAGACTTGTCCCCCTGGGGATTGCTTCGGGTGAGGTAACGCCGGATACGGGAACATGTTTTTTACCCGTATTTCCGGTGGAGACATGTCGGCTAATTTTTGCCAGGTCATTCCCGCGGGTAGACGCGCTGTCGGCCCAACAGCCAGAGGTTTTCCACGCGACATTTTCGCTTCTCTATCAAGCCGGGGAGTTAAATCGTATCGCCGCAAGAGGAGTTCTCGCTGTGTTTTCATGACCTTGGGACGAGCGGCCACATCGGCTTTCATGGTTTCCTCGAAGGTCTGCATCGGCTTTTTCGCGTTCAGGGGATCACGATAAAATTCGAATCCCAATGTCTTTCCCTTGTCGGGCTGATTTTCAAAAGCGGGCGAAGAAGGCATCGCATTCGGGGCAGCAAATTCGCTGGAACGGTCGTGCTCATTCTTCTGCTGTTCTGGCCGGGTAACGCGTGTTTCGCGCACGGTCTGAGCGCGAACGACAGCATCCTGCGATTGCGGATCTGCCGAGCGGGTGTCGTAATCGTTCTGGCCGAAAACGCTTCCCGTGGTCAACCCTAAGCCAAACATCAGAAAACCCAGTCTTTTCATGGTAGATCTCCATTCTTGATCGCGGGAAGCGTTATCAGCTCTTCACGTTCATTTTTTTCGGATATCCCACACGTTTAATTAATCAGCGTGAATAGTCCCATGCCTCAGGTAACAGGTCTGTGCGAAACCGCACACTAGCAGCCTGTCAGGCTTGAAGAATCACAGCGAAAAAGTGACTGGGCGAGGGCAGATTTTGAGGATTTTGAAGGCTAATAGTTATTCTATTGGCCGAAAAAGCGGCGAAATATGAACCGCCCAGACGCTTTTGCAACCGATTTCCTTTAAGTCCGACAGACTGCTGGGGATTGAGCATTCTCTCTTCCGATCTCACGCTCGACAGTAGACGCCTCGCCTTGTTTCCTTTCTCAAGGCGACTGTCATGTTCGGGAAAAGTTGTGACCTACTCGATTGATTGGAAAAACCGCTTGAATTGTTTCTCGGGAAGCCGTCCAAAATAGGTGGCGGACGATAGATAAGTTTCCAGCAACCGCTCATACTCTTCTTTTACGATCTTGTAGTTCTCGCCCGCGCTGGCTTCCAGTTGATTGCGGTCCGCTATCGCGATGTGGCCTCGTCTGCAATGAATCGCACCGGCCATGTGTAGTTTGTTCGCTGCTACCGTTACGCTTTCCCGGCGTACTCCCAGCATAATTCCAGCCTGTTCATGCGTGATGTGAAGCTCATTGCCCGAGAGGCGGTCCAGGCTCATCAGCAGAAAGTAGGCAAGCTGCTGATCGACAGTATGATATCGATTTGAAACCGCTATCTGTTCCGTCTGGATCATCAGCGCATGTGCAAAACGCAGGAGGAAATGTCGTAGCTCGGTTCCCGCCTCAAATTCACTTTTTAATAAGCCAGTTTTGATCCGATAAGCTTCACCTGTGCTCTGCACTATCACGCGAGCGTGGCTGCTCTCGCCGCCAAAAAGAACAGAAATATCGACCACGCCTTCATTACCGATGATGCCGATCTGGGTGCACGCGCCGTTTTCAGTCTCATACAGCCGCGTGACGATGCAGCTCGTCGGAAAATATAGATACCTTATGGGGAGCCCAATCTCATAAATTACGTAACCCGCCGGCATCGATACCAGCTCAAGGAGAGGTAGCAGATGTGTGTAGTCCGCAAGGGAAAGTGCTGCCAGCATTCTGTTCTGCTTGGGGCTTTGAGGCGGAGGCATGATAAATCCCAGTATCGGTTGTCGTATCGGAAGAATATGTCTCGCAATGCATAGCCGAGAGTGTGCGTTTAGCCGCGATGTATTGACGTTTTTAGGCTCGTTTCCAGGACACCATCTCTGCTATTGAAAGCTTAGGCTGGTGAGATGTTAATGCCCGAGAACAGGTGGTTCTGTACGGCGACACACATAGGTACGAGGCCTCGTGGATCAAATCAGTGGAAGAAAGCTCGGGGTGACCATGATGGCAGTAAAACCATCAATGGATGGGATAAACGAGTCGAGCATACCCAGCCCACCGTACAAACTTGAATTGAGGACGTGTAGCGGATCGGGGAATGTTTCGATCCGATGGGATGCCGGTTCAGAGCGGCATGGACCTGCCTTCATTAAGAGCCATCCAGCCGCGCCTGACGCGGTAGATGACCCAGATACCCGTACCTACCGCGAGTATGTATGCAAATGTGATACCGATGACTGTTGCAAAAGGCATTGCCGCAATGACCAACCAGGGCAAGGCATACCAGAACGTCCGTATTTGCCAGCGGAAATGGGAATCAAGATAAGTGTGGCGTACTTCTTTACGCTTCAGATAGTTAAGGATCACAGCGATAATTGAAGGCCAGCCGCTGAGAAATGTCGCAATGATAAGCGCCGGCCCTAGAATACCCATCAGGACGCTGAAACCATACAATAAATAAATGATGTGCGTAAGACGAACGAGGCCCGCCGGAGGGACGGTAAGCACAACTCGGGGGTTGAATTCGCTCATGTTTTGAATATCCGCCTCCGGGTGAATAATCGCGCGAAACCCGGCCTGGAAGATGAGGTGTTTGCGATATCATCGCGCAAACACCCTTGGGTACCTTTGGTGCTACTATAATTTATCCACAGATTTATCCGTCGATTTATCGGCAGATTTATCCTCAGACTGATCCTCGGCGGGTTGATCGTAAGCTTCGGGTGGCGGCTCCCCGTCATAAATCACGTGCTTGCGCTGCTGCAAGTACGCATCGCGCACAAAGAGATAAGGCTCCAGCGCTGCCTGGTCACGAATGCGCATGGGGCCGGCCAGCCTCGCCCGCTTGTCAATGGCACCGAGAACGCCAAGCGGCACGGTAACAGGTGCGCCGATTACGAAAATACCGGTCCAAAAGAGAACATTGGTAAGGGCGGTGACAGGAATCCCCGGTGCATCGCGGTTACTGCTGGGGCCAAGCAGAGGAACAAACAGATAGGTTTTTGCATCAACACCCCATACACCCAGTGTTTGCCCAAAATCTTCGTCGTGCTGCGCCAAACCCATAGGTGACGCCATGTCGAAGAGTCCAACGCCGCCAATGGTCGAATTGATGGCAAAACGAAGACTGTCCCGAAATCCCTGCCGTACCTTGCCTTGCAGGAAGTCATTCAGAATGACATTCGGATACTGGAGATTGTCGAAAAAATTCCCGACGGACCGCTGTGCACGATTGGGCAGGTAATCGATATAGAAATTGGCAACCGGCTCCATGATCTTTCGGTCAAGTACATCGGTGAACGTATAGAACTTGCGGTTCATTCTTTCGTAAGGATCGATCGGATCGAACGACTCTGTACTCTGATCGTGCGGGCGTGTGGTAGCGCAACCCGATAGCAGCGCTATACATATCAACAACAGGAGGGAAGTAGAATAATTATGTCTCACGATTGGATAATTAAGTGAAATGACACGGTTGATTAGAACTTCCGAGAATCATTGAGGCATCGATTCCCTCTGGATGAGATCAGAGTATAACCATAAACAGTCAGATAACGGATAAGATTATTCAATTATTCCCGGAAGACAATATTTCCCCGTTTAACGCTTCCTGGTGCCTCCGGCGAGAACGGAAAATATACCGTCAATCATCTTTTCGACTGATAGGCTAAGCATCGACTCATTCTGCAGTTTGCAGTTGTAAGACTACGATACGGGCGGACCCGGAAGAGACCGGCATTCAAGACAAATGCCGTGATCCGCGCTCGACCATAAATCCCACCAGGAGCCCATCCATAATCAAGGTAGTGCTCAAATCGAGGCCATGTTCATTTGCTTTAATTCCTGAACCACGCTACTTAAGGCCTTAAGAAAATCCTCCACCTGTGCCGCTGAATTGCCACCGCCCAAGCTTACACGCACCGCACAGCGCGCCAAGGCGGATTCCACCCCCATCGCGTCCAGGACATGGCTTCTGCCGGGATTTACGCTGGAGCAAGCCGCTCCACTTGCGACTGCAAAACCTGCTTTGTCGAGGCGCACGACCAGCGTGTCGCCTTCGATGTCAGGCAATGCAAAATAGCAGGTATTGGGCAAACGCGCGGCGCCTAACCCGAAAATAACAGCGCCCATCTCAACCAACCCTTGCTCCAGTCGGACGTGCAACGCCGAAATGTGCCCCGTTCTTTCCGCTATCCTTGCCTTGACTAATCCACAGGCCACGCCAAGTCCCACAATGGCAGGAACATTCTCAGTACCGGAGCGCAGCCCATTCTCATGACCGCCACCATAGATAAGGGGCTTAAGTAATAACCGTTTATCGATAATCAACGCCGCCGCGCCCTTGGGTCCATAAATCTTGTGGCCGGACAACGTCAGCGCATGCACATTGAGCGAAGCAAAATCCACAGGTATTTTGCCGAACGCCTGTACTGCGTCAGTATGGACCCAAGCGCCAAGTGATCGCGCTTTCTCGGCAATCGCCGCTACATCCTGAATAACACCCGTTTCGTTGTTTGCGAGCATTACCGATACCAGGCCGGGTTGCCGTTCCGACAAGGCATTATCCAGATCGGCCACATCTACCCGCCCCAGGCTATCTACTGTCAACCGATGCAAATTCCAGCCATACGGGTTCCGGACCAGTGCTTGGGCGGATCGCATCACACAGGGATGCTCAACCGCGCTCACGGCAATTCGCGCCGGCTTCAGGTAACCTGCCGCTCCCTGGATGAACAGGTTATTCGCTTCCGACCCGCCACTCGTGAAAACAACCTGCGCCGGTTGCACACCTACCGAATCCGCCACCCGCTCCCGCGCCTGATTCACTGCGCGGCGGGCAGCCACGCCTGGCGCATGACGACTGGAAGGATTGCCGTACTCTTTTTGAAAATATGGCAGCATTGCATCCAGCACTGCGTCATCAACCGCGGTCGTGGCGTTATGGTCGAAATAAGCGTAAGTCACTTTCTCCGCTCCCGGCAAATACTGATTTTTGGAACATCTGGTTTGGATAGATATGAGCCGTTTGTCGATATGAGCCCTCACTCAAGCCAGAACCGTTTCATGAGATTTCTTGCAGGCCCTCATGTCTTGCAGTACAGCAATATCCTTTACCTTTGGATTTGCCACGAGCTGATCCAGCGTAACCAACGCCAGATAATCTCGTATCCTGGCATTAAGAGTGGCCCACAGGTCGTGGGTCATACAACGCTGATCGTTATGGCAATTTTCCTTGCCCCCGCATTGCGTTGCATCGATCGGCTCATCCACCGCAAAAATGATGTCTACTACGGATACCTCGTTCATCGGTTTCGTCAAGCGATAGCCGCCGCCCGGTCCGCGCACACTACCCACTAGCTTATTACGACGCAGTTTTCCAAATAATTGCTCCAGATAGGACAACGAAATTTTCTGCCGTTCGCTGATACCCGCCAGCGTAACCGGCCCCTGCGCACTGTGCAACGCAAGATCAATCATCGCGGTTACCGCAAAACGCCCCTTAGTCGTTAATCGCATTTTTCGCTCCCAATAGGATTTATACCAAATTAACATCTGCCGGAGTTATCGGCTTAATACCCGACAACGTTAGTCAAGTATATGAATCCCCTCCATCCCGGTCAACTATTTTGTTCAGCTAATTTGAATCAAACTTGACCGTTGTCAACTTTTCTCCGCTTTACCGGCCTGATAACCTCTGGCTTGGTTCTTGCGGAGCGCGTTGCGGCAAAAGTAATTGGATGATGAGGGTGAAAGCAAAGATAGGGAAATCCGACAGGCTGCCAGATAACTACAGGTTCTAATCCAGATTTTCCGGAGTAGCGGTCGAACTGTTTGAAGAAATACGCTGATGCGCGGCCTGCATCTGTTTTTCGCAAGCACCCAGCATACCACGCAAAATATTGACTTCTTCCTTTTCCAGGTGGGTGCGGGCAAACATCCGTCGAATTCGCTGCATCAACCGTTTTGGTTGCAGCGGATCCAGAAAACCGCTATTGATCGCGACCCGCTCCAGGTGATGGTAAAGTAATTCGATTTCATCAAAGCCTGCTGGCACGCCAGTCGTTGATAAAGGCTCGATCGATGGGAGCGCCATACGTAATTCATACGCCATCAATTGCACAGCGCTGGCGAGATTAAGGGAGGAATATTCGGGATTCGCGGGAATATGCAGGATAATTTGGCACTTGCTTACTTCCGGCGTAGTGAGACCGGACATTTCTGTACCAAAAACCAGTGCTACCGGATTTTGCCGAGCATGACAGAGCAGTTCCTGCGCTCCCCGGCGGGCATCAAAAACTTCATGCGAAAGATCGCGCTGGCGTGCGGTAATTGCCGCCGCCAGAACCGTGCCGCTTAGAGCCTCGTCAAGATCCCGGCAAACCTTGGCATTATTGAGCACGCTCCACGCGCCGGCGGCGCGTCTTTCCGCTTCCTTGTCTGGAAACGATCTGGGATTCACCAGATAGAGCGAATCCAGCCCCATCGTCTTCATTGCTCTCGCCGCCGCGCCGATATTGCCCGGATGGCTGGTATGGCTTAATACCACGCGAACATTGTCAAGTGGATCGGTAAGATTCATATCAAGTCCGGATAAGGCAATTGATCGCTCATTTCAGTTCAACCTAAATCCGGCAGTTGGACGGGGTGGAGTGGGCGGTTTTTGGGGTGCAGAGCAAAGACTTTTTGTGCCACTTGACCTTCACTTTGCCCGGTGGGCTGAACCGTTACAGGACAGATCGAGCACTCCACCCCGCCTTATTGCCGGATTTAGGTTAAGATTCACGCTCATCCACTCTGAATCCAGCCAATGCATCCTATGCTCACCATTGCGGTAAAAGCCGCACGCCGCGCAGGCAGTATCATCAATCGTGCCGCGCAGAATCTCGATTTGCTGCATGTCTCGCGTAAAGCGCACAGCGATTTTGTCAGTGAAGTGGACGGTGCGGCTGAAGAAGCCATTATCGGGGTACTGCTGGATGCCTACCCGAATCATTCCATTCTAGCAGAAGAAAGCGGCGCTCAAGGTGATCCGGGCAAGTCCGAGTACCAATGGATTATCGACCCGCTCGATGGCACCACCAATTTTCTCCATGGCTTTCCGCATTATTCGGTATCCATCGGACTGATGCATAAAAATGTACTATTTCAGGCGGTTGTCTACAACCCGGCCGCCAATGAGCTATTTACCGCCAGCCGTGGTGCGGGGGCCTATCTGAACGATCATCGTTTACGTGTGAGCAAGCGCGCTCAGCTCGCTGATTCCCTGATTGGCACGGGCTTTCCGTTCCGCGAGTTTACGCATGCTGAAGCGTATCTTGCGATGTTCAAGGATATCATGCCCAGGGTCGCCGGCATTCGTCGCCCCGGCTCGGCCGCGCTGGACCTGGCCTACGTAGCCGCGGGCCGCTATGACGGCTTCTGGGAATTTGGTCTCTCTCCCTGGGATATGGCTGCCGGTTGCCTTCTTATTACCGAAGCCGGCGGACTCGTGGGTGACATGGAAGGTAACGACTCTTATTTGCAGAGCGGTAACGTGCTTGCGGGAAATCCGAGAATTTTCGGACAACTGTTGCAGGTGATTGCACCGCATCTGACAGCCGAACTGAAAACGAACTAAAGACACAAGCGGAAAGGAATTTTCATGCATTTGATTTGAAGTAGCGAAAATGGAGCCGCCCAAATTCGTTCACTTCGGCCGTGCCATCTGCTGCGATCTTGACCAAGCCAGCCGGCGCGAATGGTGGCTCGCAAATGGCCTCGGCGGGTATGCTGGCGGCACGATTGCGCAATGTCTGACTCGTCGTTATCACGGTCTCCTGATCGCTGCCGCACATCCTCCTCTCGGCCGTCGCCTGGTTTTTGCCAAGGCCGACGCCACCTTGCATGACAACGAGCGTAGCTGGCCGCTGTTCACCAATTGCTGGGGCAGTGGTGCGGTTGAGCCCCAGGGACTCATACATATCGAATCGTTCCGACTGGATGGCGGTATACCGGTCTGGCGCTTTGCCGTTGGCGATCTGATCCTGGAGCAATGCATCTGGATGGAACGGGCGGAGCAGACGACCTGTATTGCCTGGCGCCTGATTCAGGCCGTGGAGCGTCCCGTGCATCTCGGCATCGACCTGCTCGTGAATAGCCGCGATCATCATGGCGAAAGCCAGCCACAGGAATTCGCCCCCCTTATTGAAGGCGATGAAAAGCATATCAGCGTCAGGCACCCCGGTGGACCGCCACTACATTTTCACACCCATGATGGCCAACTCTTCCGCAGGCATCAGTGGATCAAGGATTTCGACCTTCCGCAGGAACGCGAGCGGGGGCTTCCAGACCGCGACGCGCACTTTTGTGCTGCGCATTTGCGTTTGCAGCTAAGCATTGAATGGAGCGGCCTGATCGCGACCTTGGCGGATGGTTCTCCACTGCACTGCGATACCCTGCTGCTGCGCCGCCGCGCTCATGATGCCGCGCGGCTGGCAACCGCCGTGGCGCAAACATCGGAATTACGCTGTGCGCCGCCGTGGATCCATCAGCTTGTCGTGGCCGCAGACAGTTTTCCGATAGTACGGCCATTGAAGGAAGAAGAGGGAAACAAACAGAAGCGCGGAGAGTCGATTATCGCGGGCTACCCCTGGTTCAGCGACTGGGGGCGCGATGCGATGATCGCGCTGCCAGGGTTGATGCTTGTTACCGGACGCCATGCTTCTGCCCGGAGCATCCTCATGACGTTTGCCCGTTTTATCGATCAGGGCATGCTTCCGAATACATTCCCGGATAGTGGCGGACTACCGCAATACAATACTGTCGATGGTGCGCTATGGTACTTCGAGGCCTGGCGCGCCTATATCGCCGCCAGCCATGACATCGCGGCACTGCGGGAAATTTATCCCTTACTCCAGGCGATGGTGGAGTGGCATGTGCGAGGCACCCGCCACGGTATTATTGTCGACTCCGCGGATGGCCTGTTGCGTGCGGGCGAACCCGGCATGCAACTGACCTGGATGGATGCCAAGGTGAACGATCAGGTGATCACGCCGCGGTGCGGAAAACCGGTGGAGATCAACGCGCTATGGTTCAACGCGCTCATGTGCATGACGGAGTTCAGCCGCTTGCTGGAAAGAAAGAATCAAGTCTTCAAAACGCTGGCTGCGCATGCGCAATCCGGTTTCTCCCGTTTTCTGAAGCCGGACGCGGGTTTGTACGATGTGCTGGACGGCCCGGATGGAAATGACGGCAGCGTGCGCCCCAACCAGATCATGGCGGTGACCCTGCACTACTCCCCGCTTGCGCCACAGGCACAGGCGCGGGTGGTGGCCGAGACAAGGCGGCATTTGCTCACTTCTTACGGTTTACGCTCGTTGTCCCCGGAATATCCCGGTTACCGTTCCCGCTATGGAGGCGGTGTATGGGAGCGAGATTCCGCGTATCATCAGGGTACGGTCTGGAGCTGGTTACTGCCTCATTATGCGATGGCGGAGTATCGGGTCACGGGCGATGCCGAGATGGCTCAATCCCGCCTGGCTCCCTTTCGTGATCACCTGCTGGATGCGGGGCTGGGTACAATATCGGAAATTTTCGACGGCGAACCACCTCATGCTTCGCGTGGCGCCCCGTCACAAGCATGGAGCGTGGCCTGCGTACTAGAAGCCTGGGTCAAGCTGGAGCGTGCTCGATCGGTGGGGAAAGAAAGCACGGCAAAAGAAGAGGAGTAATGGTCAATGTCCACGAAACTGGATGCCGAACGGCAACGGCTGGAGAATCAGCGGCAAGGCAGAGAAGCTTGGCGTTTGTGGGGACCCTATCTGTCCGAGCGCGCCTGGGGCACGGTTCGCGAAGACTATAGTCCGGATGGCACCGCCTGGGAATATTTTGATCACGACCAATCCCGTTCCCGAGCCTATCGCTGGAATGAGGACGGTCTCGGCGGGATTTCGGACGAGGTACAGCATCTCTGTTTCGGACTGGCGCTCTGGAATGGCAAGGATGCCATTCTCAAAGAGCGCGCTTTCGGCCTTACCGGAAACCAGGGAAATCGAGGCGAAGATGTAAAAGAATGCTATTTCTATCTTGATGCGACGCCTTCGCATTCCTGGCTCCATTACCTCTATAAATATCCCCAGTCTCCATTCCCCTATGCTCGACTGGTGGATGAAAACGCTCGCCGTTCCCGCAAAGATCCCCCTTTTAGTCTGATCGATAGCGGCGCTTTCGCCGACGGACGCTATTGGGACGTGGAAGTATTCTACGCAAAGGCATCTCCCGACGAGTTACGCATCCGCATACTCGCCAGTAATCGCGGACCAGATGAAGCTATCCTGTGGTTGTTGCCGCAACTCTGGTTTCGAAATTATTGGTCGTGGTCGGGAAAAAACGAAGTGAAACCGGTCTTGCACGCCATGCCCGCACCCGACGGCGCTGCCTGGGCAGTCATGGCCGAGCATCCGGCACTCGGAAATTACAATCTCTACGGGCAACAGCGCGCCAACGTCCTTTATACCGAAAATGAGAGCAACAGCTCCCGCTTGTGGGGCGCGCCCAATGCAGGGCCTTATGTCAAAGACGCATTTCATCGCTACCTGGTGGATGGTGAACATACGGCAGTGAATCCGGCACAGCAGGGAACCAAGTTCGGTGCAATGCACAGACTCACTATTGAGCCAGGCAAGACCGGAATGATCGACCTGGTGCTGTCGGCCGC
Coding sequences within it:
- a CDS encoding cytochrome b6, with product MKRLGFLMFGLGLTTGSVFGQNDYDTRSADPQSQDAVVRAQTVRETRVTRPEQQKNEHDRSSEFAAPNAMPSSPAFENQPDKGKTLGFEFYRDPLNAKKPMQTFEETMKADVAARPKVMKTQRELLLRRYDLTPRLDREAKMSRGKPLAVGPTARLPAGMTWQKLADMSPPEIRVKNMFPYPALPHPKQSPGGQVFTQAQIDMFPRLERFDVEHDLPEAFLPEFPPAMFLQNRPELGDVSRGEVVSINNYYRLFKDILTPVQLDGLRMLLTPFPQEEFNPTDDRKSAQPSLGVTCLDCHVNGHTTGQFHLSPDIRPEERRFRLDTVSLRGLFNQQIHGSKRSLRSVEDFTEFEFRTAYFNGDAIHSMKKGLTIFDRIHVSHMAQLQNMLDFPPAPKLNTQGRLDPSKATAHELRGEKVFFGKGQCVSCHQPPSFLDQQMHDLKLERFVNEPGDGPIKTFTLRGIKDSPPYLHDGRLLTLEDTVEFFNLVLQLKLTDEEKSDLVAYMRQL
- a CDS encoding Crp/Fnr family transcriptional regulator, which codes for MPPPQSPKQNRMLAALSLADYTHLLPLLELVSMPAGYVIYEIGLPIRYLYFPTSCIVTRLYETENGACTQIGIIGNEGVVDISVLFGGESSHARVIVQSTGEAYRIKTGLLKSEFEAGTELRHFLLRFAHALMIQTEQIAVSNRYHTVDQQLAYFLLMSLDRLSGNELHITHEQAGIMLGVRRESVTVAANKLHMAGAIHCRRGHIAIADRNQLEASAGENYKIVKEEYERLLETYLSSATYFGRLPEKQFKRFFQSIE
- a CDS encoding DUF4870 family protein; this encodes MSEFNPRVVLTVPPAGLVRLTHIIYLLYGFSVLMGILGPALIIATFLSGWPSIIAVILNYLKRKEVRHTYLDSHFRWQIRTFWYALPWLVIAAMPFATVIGITFAYILAVGTGIWVIYRVRRGWMALNEGRSMPL
- a CDS encoding MlaA family lipoprotein; translated protein: MRHNYSTSLLLLICIALLSGCATTRPHDQSTESFDPIDPYERMNRKFYTFTDVLDRKIMEPVANFYIDYLPNRAQRSVGNFFDNLQYPNVILNDFLQGKVRQGFRDSLRFAINSTIGGVGLFDMASPMGLAQHDEDFGQTLGVWGVDAKTYLFVPLLGPSSNRDAPGIPVTALTNVLFWTGIFVIGAPVTVPLGVLGAIDKRARLAGPMRIRDQAALEPYLFVRDAYLQQRKHVIYDGEPPPEAYDQPAEDQSEDKSADKSTDKSVDKL
- a CDS encoding cysteine desulfurase family protein; the encoded protein is MTYAYFDHNATTAVDDAVLDAMLPYFQKEYGNPSSRHAPGVAARRAVNQARERVADSVGVQPAQVVFTSGGSEANNLFIQGAAGYLKPARIAVSAVEHPCVMRSAQALVRNPYGWNLHRLTVDSLGRVDVADLDNALSERQPGLVSVMLANNETGVIQDVAAIAEKARSLGAWVHTDAVQAFGKIPVDFASLNVHALTLSGHKIYGPKGAAALIIDKRLLLKPLIYGGGHENGLRSGTENVPAIVGLGVACGLVKARIAERTGHISALHVRLEQGLVEMGAVIFGLGAARLPNTCYFALPDIEGDTLVVRLDKAGFAVASGAACSSVNPGRSHVLDAMGVESALARCAVRVSLGGGNSAAQVEDFLKALSSVVQELKQMNMASI
- the iscR gene encoding Fe-S cluster assembly transcriptional regulator IscR produces the protein MRLTTKGRFAVTAMIDLALHSAQGPVTLAGISERQKISLSYLEQLFGKLRRNKLVGSVRGPGGGYRLTKPMNEVSVVDIIFAVDEPIDATQCGGKENCHNDQRCMTHDLWATLNARIRDYLALVTLDQLVANPKVKDIAVLQDMRACKKSHETVLA
- a CDS encoding RNA methyltransferase, yielding MNLTDPLDNVRVVLSHTSHPGNIGAAARAMKTMGLDSLYLVNPRSFPDKEAERRAAGAWSVLNNAKVCRDLDEALSGTVLAAAITARQRDLSHEVFDARRGAQELLCHARQNPVALVFGTEMSGLTTPEVSKCQIILHIPANPEYSSLNLASAVQLMAYELRMALPSIEPLSTTGVPAGFDEIELLYHHLERVAINSGFLDPLQPKRLMQRIRRMFARTHLEKEEVNILRGMLGACEKQMQAAHQRISSNSSTATPENLD
- a CDS encoding inositol monophosphatase family protein, yielding MHPMLTIAVKAARRAGSIINRAAQNLDLLHVSRKAHSDFVSEVDGAAEEAIIGVLLDAYPNHSILAEESGAQGDPGKSEYQWIIDPLDGTTNFLHGFPHYSVSIGLMHKNVLFQAVVYNPAANELFTASRGAGAYLNDHRLRVSKRAQLADSLIGTGFPFREFTHAEAYLAMFKDIMPRVAGIRRPGSAALDLAYVAAGRYDGFWEFGLSPWDMAAGCLLITEAGGLVGDMEGNDSYLQSGNVLAGNPRIFGQLLQVIAPHLTAELKTN
- a CDS encoding amylo-alpha-1,6-glucosidase, encoding MEPPKFVHFGRAICCDLDQASRREWWLANGLGGYAGGTIAQCLTRRYHGLLIAAAHPPLGRRLVFAKADATLHDNERSWPLFTNCWGSGAVEPQGLIHIESFRLDGGIPVWRFAVGDLILEQCIWMERAEQTTCIAWRLIQAVERPVHLGIDLLVNSRDHHGESQPQEFAPLIEGDEKHISVRHPGGPPLHFHTHDGQLFRRHQWIKDFDLPQERERGLPDRDAHFCAAHLRLQLSIEWSGLIATLADGSPLHCDTLLLRRRAHDAARLATAVAQTSELRCAPPWIHQLVVAADSFPIVRPLKEEEGNKQKRGESIIAGYPWFSDWGRDAMIALPGLMLVTGRHASARSILMTFARFIDQGMLPNTFPDSGGLPQYNTVDGALWYFEAWRAYIAASHDIAALREIYPLLQAMVEWHVRGTRHGIIVDSADGLLRAGEPGMQLTWMDAKVNDQVITPRCGKPVEINALWFNALMCMTEFSRLLERKNQVFKTLAAHAQSGFSRFLKPDAGLYDVLDGPDGNDGSVRPNQIMAVTLHYSPLAPQAQARVVAETRRHLLTSYGLRSLSPEYPGYRSRYGGGVWERDSAYHQGTVWSWLLPHYAMAEYRVTGDAEMAQSRLAPFRDHLLDAGLGTISEIFDGEPPHASRGAPSQAWSVACVLEAWVKLERARSVGKESTAKEEE